The Lysobacter helvus nucleotide sequence GGCGAGGGTGCGGCGATACGCGTCGCGGGCGTCGTTCGCGCGGCCGAGCGATGCGTACAGGTCGCCGAGCAGTTCATCGGCGGGCAACGTGGGTGCGGGCGTGACGGCGGGTTTCGGCGTGGTCGCTTCCAGGGTGGCCGCGGCCTGCAGTTTCGTGATCGCTTCGGCCGGGTGCCCGTTCGCCTTCGCGATCGCCGATTCCAGTTCGAAGCACAAGATGTGGATGTTGCGTTCGAACGCGGCTTCCTTCGCGGCGCCCATCGCGTCCAGCAAGGCCCGCATGCGCGTCAACGCGGCGCGCGCATCGTCCATGTGCCCGAGGTGCGCGGCGCCGAGCCCATGCGCGAACTGCGCGATCGCTTCGGGCCAGGCGTACTTGTCCCAGTCCACCCACGCGGGCTGGCGCGGCACGATCGCGGCGGCGGCCTGCCAGTCGCGGCGCTCCAGCACGTAGCGCGCCTGCGTCGACGCCAGGTGGAACGCCGTCTTGAATGACGGTTGCAGGTCTTTGGTCGCCCACAATCGATCGCGTTGCGCGGCGGCCTGCGCGTCCTTGCCCTGCTGCAGCCAGGCGTACACGAGGTATTCGATCGCGTGCGGATATTCGTCCCACACGTACTGGCCCTTGTCGCCCGCGGGCACCTTCAACGCGGCCTCGGCCGCGCGCAGGTTGCCGCGCACCACGCCGTCCCAGTCGCCCAGGCGCGTGTACACGTGCGTGGGCATGTGCAGCGCGTGCGGGTTGTCGGGCGCGACGCGTTCGTAGCGACGGGTGATGTCGAGCAATTCCTTCTCGCGGCCCGGCACATCGTTGGCATGCACGATGTAATGCATTGCACCCGGATGATCCGGGTTGTGCGCGAGGATCGGCACGAGCAACGCGGCGGCGCGATCGGCATGCGTGCGGTCGATGCGGTCGGCGGGCGTGGTGGCCAGGATCGCAAGTGCGTAGAAGGCGGTGACGTCGTCGTCTTTCGGCAGTGACGCATGCAGGCGTGCGAGCGACGCTTCCCAACGATGGATGCGCGCCCAGTAATCCTCCGAGGCGGGCGTCTCGAAGAACGCGGCTGCGCTGTCGATGAAGCCGATGTCGCGCGGCGAGCTCGGTTTCAAGGCGCGCGCTTTCTGCACCTCGTCCCAGCCGAGCGTGCGGTCGGCCAGCGTCGGCCGCGTGGGCCACAGCGGCTGGAACAACGTCATCGCGATGCCCCAGTGCGCCATCGCGCAGGCGGGGTCGCGCTCGGCCACCTTGCGGAAGGCCGCGCGCGCGTCCGGATAGGTCATGTGGTGGAGCAGGGCGAGGGCGTGGTCGAAGTCGGCGCGCACCGCCGGCGCGCAATCGACGCGGAAGTCCACGTGGCCGAGGTGGCCGGCGTGCGGGGCGTCCGCGCAGGCGGGCGCGGTGCAGGCGAGCAGGGCGGCCAGGCCGGCGGCCATCGTCGAGCGTTGCGGCATCGCGCATCTCCCTGGCAGGACTGGCCGGACGATACGCCCATGCAAACGTATGCACCGCCGCCGTCACCGCAGGGAAGGCCCGGCGGGTTTATGGTGGGACCTCCCCGACGCCCCATTCAGGCCGCATGCCCGCTACGCCCGCTTCGCTGCTCGTCATCTTCGGCGCCTCCGGCGACCTCGCGCAGCGAATGCTGCTGCCGTCCCTCTACGGGTTGCAGCACGCGGCCCTGTTGCCGGCCGGCCTGCGCATCCTCGGCACCGCGCGCAGCGAGTACGAAGTCGCCGCCTTCCGCGACCTCGTCGCCGATGCCGTGCGCCGCAACGTGCCCGCCGCCGATGTCGATCCCGCTTCGCTCGACGCCTTGCTCGCGCGCCTGGACTACCAGGCCGCCGACAGCAGCGACGCCGCGTCGATGCAACGCCTCGGCGAACGCGTCACCGCGCTGCGCAACGGCGACGTCCTCTATCACCTGAGCACCGCGCCGCGCTTCTACGGCCCCATCTGCGACGCACTCGGCGCGATGGGCCTGGCCGGCCCCGGCACGCGCGTGATGCTGGAAAAACCCATCGGCCACGACCTGGCCAGCGCGATCGAGATCAATGACGGCGTCGCGCGCGTGTTCGACGAAGACCGCGTGTTCCGCACCGACCATTACCTCGGCAAGGAAGGCGTGCAGAACCTGATCGCGCTGCGCTTCGGCAACGCGATGTTCGAACCGCTGTGGAATGCGCGCCACATCCAGCAAGTGCAGATCACCGTGGCCGAGACCGTCGGCGTGGAAGGCCGCGGCGATTACTACGACACCTCCGGCGCCACGCGCGACATGCTGCAGAACCACTTGCTGCAGTTGTTGTGTCTCACCGCGATGGAGCCGCCCGCGCGCTTCGAACCCACGGCGGTGCGCAACGAGAAGATCAAGGTGCTGCGTTCGCTGCGCCGCATCGGGCGCAACGAAGTGCAGGCCGAAACCGTCGCCGGCCAGTACACCTCCGGCGCTGTGGGCGCGAAGGTCGTGCCGGGCTACATCGACGAACTCGGCCATCCGAGCCGCACGGAAACCTTCGTCGCGCTGCGCGCGCACATCGACAACTGGCGCTGGTCCGGCGTGCCGTTCTACCTGCGTACGGGCAAGCGCATGGCGCGGCGGTCTACGGAAATCCACCTGCAGCTGAAGTCCGTGCCGCATTCGATCTTCGATCCCGGCGCGCACATCGCGCCGAACGCGCTCACCATCCGCCTGCAGCCCGACGAACGCATCGAGCTGCGCGTGATGAGCAAGACGCCGGGCCTGGATCGCGCGGGCATGCGCCTGTCGGAGGTCGAACTGGACCTCGACATGCACGAAGAATTCGCCGATTCCACGCGGCGTCCCGCGTACGAGCGCCTGTACATGGATGCGCTGGAAGGCAACGGCACGCTGTTCGTGCGCCGCGACGAGACCGAAGCCGCGTGGGAATGGGTGGACGCGATCCTCGACGGCTGGCGCGCCGCCGACGTACGCCCGCGCCCGTATCCCGCCGGCACGTGGGGCCCGGCCAGCGCGATCGCGATGACCGAGCGCCACGGCCACACCTGGCGCGAGTAGACGATGGCCTGGACCGAGCACGTGTACGAGGATGCGGATGCGCTGGGCGCGGCGCTCGCCACGGTGCTCGAAGAGACCTGCCGCACCGCGCTCGCCGAACGCGGCCGCGCGCACCTGGCCCTCGCCGGCGGGCGCACGCCGTTCCCCGCGTATCGCCGCCTCGCGCAACGGCCGCTCGAATGGCGACACGTGCAGGTGCTGCCCACCGACGAACGCTGCGTGCCGCACGATCACCCGGCGGCCAACATCACCGAGTTGCGCAAGGCCTTCGCCGACGCCGAGGGGTTGCTGCTGGAATCGCTGACGGTGGAATCCGGCGATCCCGCCCAATCCGAAGCGCAGGCCTGCCGCTTGCTCGCGTTCCAGCCCGATGCGTTCGATGCCGTCGTCGTCGGCATGGGGATGGATGCGCACACCGCGTCGCTGTTCCCGGGTGCGAAGCAACTGCCCGCCGCACTCGATCCGGCCAGCGTGCTCGATGCCTGCCGCATCGATCCCGATCCGCTGCCGCCCGAAGCCCCGTTCCCGCGCATCACGCTCACCCTGGCGCGCCTGCTGCGCACGCGCTCGCTGCACCTCGCGCTCAGCGGCGAAGGGAAGCATGATGTGCTGCGCGTCGCGCAGTCTTCGCAGGAT carries:
- the pgl gene encoding 6-phosphogluconolactonase, coding for MAWTEHVYEDADALGAALATVLEETCRTALAERGRAHLALAGGRTPFPAYRRLAQRPLEWRHVQVLPTDERCVPHDHPAANITELRKAFADAEGLLLESLTVESGDPAQSEAQACRLLAFQPDAFDAVVVGMGMDAHTASLFPGAKQLPAALDPASVLDACRIDPDPLPPEAPFPRITLTLARLLRTRSLHLALSGEGKHDVLRVAQSSQDALRHPIAALLNAPDQIVHVHWSP
- the zwf gene encoding glucose-6-phosphate dehydrogenase: MPATPASLLVIFGASGDLAQRMLLPSLYGLQHAALLPAGLRILGTARSEYEVAAFRDLVADAVRRNVPAADVDPASLDALLARLDYQAADSSDAASMQRLGERVTALRNGDVLYHLSTAPRFYGPICDALGAMGLAGPGTRVMLEKPIGHDLASAIEINDGVARVFDEDRVFRTDHYLGKEGVQNLIALRFGNAMFEPLWNARHIQQVQITVAETVGVEGRGDYYDTSGATRDMLQNHLLQLLCLTAMEPPARFEPTAVRNEKIKVLRSLRRIGRNEVQAETVAGQYTSGAVGAKVVPGYIDELGHPSRTETFVALRAHIDNWRWSGVPFYLRTGKRMARRSTEIHLQLKSVPHSIFDPGAHIAPNALTIRLQPDERIELRVMSKTPGLDRAGMRLSEVELDLDMHEEFADSTRRPAYERLYMDALEGNGTLFVRRDETEAAWEWVDAILDGWRAADVRPRPYPAGTWGPASAIAMTERHGHTWRE